The Pyxidicoccus sp. MSG2 genomic interval GCAGTCCTCGCCTTGGCGAGGAACGGTAGCGGGAGGGCGGGAGCGGCGGGCGCCGTCAGGGACGCGCGAAGGCGCGCCGCTGAAAGCGGGCGGCAGCTCCTTGACGGGGACGGCCGCGGACGGCAGGTGCGTCGTGCACGGCAGTCGTCTGGACGGCCTCGGGCTGTTTCGGAATAGGAGAAGACGGTGGAGCCGTCCGGCAGTTGCAGTTGCCGCGCGCGGGACGCTGAGTGAGTTACGCGTCGAAGGGAGGCGCTTTCAGAAACTTTTCCTCGAGGCGCAAGCCCGGAGTGCCGGCCTGCACACGGCGCTGAAGAGGGAAGTCAGCTTGCAGAGGAGGAAGACGGGCGTAGTTGACGGGAATGGGGCCCTGCTTGCTGACGCACCACCCCTGCCCTCGTGGAGCGAGATTTTTGATTTCGTTGGGGTGGAGGCGAAACGTCTCGACGAGCTTCACGGAGGCATCCCCGGTGAGGAGCGATGTCCAGAGGGCCCCCTGTTGGCGACGAACGGTGGACTGGTGCACCTGGTGGGTGCCGACGGACTTGGCAATTTGCTCGCAAAGGGCAGGGTTGGACTGCCGGAGGACGTCCTTCCACAGGGTGTTGTCCCAGACGGCGGAGGCGAATTCCTTGGAGACGAGCTCCAGGTCAGCGATGGACTGGTGCGCGAGGAGGAAGCGCACCTTAGCGTCGCGCAGCTTGTTGAGGCTGTCGACGACGCGCATTTCAGCGAAGGTATAGAACTCGTCGACGTGGGCGCCGAAGTACTGCTGGTTGCGCGTCGTCCGGTGCACCTGGCGCAGGGAGCCCTGCTGCTGCAGGTCCATGAGGAGGACCTTTCCCAGGGCTGGGGCCTGGATGGGGAAGAGGTTGGAGGGCAGCTGCGCGTACAGCACCTGGTTCTTCTCGAGGAGGTCCTCGAAGGTGAAGTCGGGGGCGTATGCGTTGACGAGAGGAGAGCGGAACTTGTCGGCTGCGCCGATGAGGCCGGACATGCACTTCTGCACGTCCCTGCCCAGGTTCTGGATTTGGGCGGAGATTTCGCGCGCTGCCTCTTTGTCGAGGGAGCGACTGAGGCAGAAGGTGAGAGCCGCGGCGTAGGCGCCCGTGTTGCCGATGCCCTTGAGGCACACGGCCAAGTCCCGCATGGTGAAGACAAGGCCATTGCCGTCGGCGTCCACCATGCCGTGGAGCAACCGGCAGAGGTTGGTCCACATGATTTCGGCCTGGACGTTGTAGAAGACGTTGTCCCCCAGCGTGAGGACGGAGATGACTCTCTGGGCGACGGGCACCGGGTCGTCGCCAGGCTCCAGCACAACGGAAGGCGTGGTGGGAGCGCCCGGTTTCACGCGCCGCGGACGTACCCAGACCATGTTGTAGCGGTGACTCCAGATGTTGGAGTCGTTCCACGCCGGAAGGGCGAAGACGCGGAGCTCTGGAACGCGGTTGGCGATGGCGGCGAGGGCCTTCACCTCCACAATCTCCTCGTCGGAGCCCTTCGCGGAAATGACGAGGACGCCGAAGCCGTCCAAGAGGTCCTGCAGGACGGAGGGCCAGATGACGGAGGCCGTCTTTCCGCTGCCTGTCTCACCGAGGACGTGACGGTGCATCGTCTGCTCGACGTCGGAGATGTAGACAGGGTGCCACTCGACGGCGCGGAAGCGACGGCGGTGCGGCGTCAAGCCGACGAACTTATGGCTCGGAGGACGCCTGCGAATCTCCTCGATGAGGTCATAGGAGAGCGTTTCAAACCGGGTGGCGTCGGGGACGAGCTGCAGCCCGGTGAGGATGGGAAGGACGCGGTTGTACCAGAGGAGCAGATAGGACCGGTACAGGACGAGGCCGAGCCCGAGGAGGACGACACAGAGAAGGAGTCCTCCGACAGGGTGCGCGATGGCCCAGGCGCGAAGCGGGACGTAGTACGGCAGTGCGAAGGAAAAAAGGCGGTGGGGAAGGGAGAGGAAGGGATTGGAGGAGAGGGAGGACGCGGGAGAGGCCTGGACGGCCGTCTCGAGGAGGCCAATTGAGACGAGAGCCAGCAGCAGGCCCGTGGTGAGGGGACTGGCGGAATCCGGAGGACCGTCGACGGAAGCGTCCTTGTTGCTCATGGGAACCTCGGCATCAGGAAACGCGGATTTAGCACTATTTAGTGCAAACAGACGGATTTAGTCGGCGGAGAGGAGATCTCAGCGGGCGAGTCAGAGAGGTTCAGCGCTGCTGTCAGGCCGCGGTGGCACTATCTGGTGCCGGAGCGGACGCAGGTGCAGGTCCTCCACGCGAGCGCGCCAGCGCCAGCGTGGAAGGCACGGCCGGGCCGAAGCGCCCCGGCCCCTGCCCCGCAGGCCCGGCAGGGCCGCAGCGGAGAAGCTCCGAGCGAGCGCGCCAGAGCGAGCGTGGAAGGCACGGCCGGCGCGAAGCGCGCCGACCCCCTGCCCCGCAGGCCCGTCAGGGCCGAAGCGAAGAAGTTCCGCGCGAGCGCGTCGGCGCCAGCGTGGGAGGCACGGCCGGAGCGAAGCGCCCCGGGCAACCCTGCCCCGCAGGCCCCAAAGGGCAGCAGCGGAGCAGCAGCTTCACGCTAGCGCGCCAGCGCCAGCGTGGAGGGCGCGGCCGGAGCGAAGCGCCCCGACCCCTGCCCGGCAGGGCCGGCAGGGCCGCAGCGGAGCAGCAACTCCACGCGAGCGTGCCAGCGTCAGCGTGGAGGGCGCGGCCGGAGCGAAGCGCCCCGGCCACCATACCCGCAGGCCCCTCGGGGCCCAGGGCCTCGAGAGAGCCGCCGGCGGCGAGCGCTGCACCCAGGCCGCAGTGGGCACCACCTGGTGCCGGAGCGGACGCAGGTCCAGGTCCTCCACGCGAGCGCGCCAGCGCCAGCGTGGAGGGCAAGGGCGGCGCGGCGCCCCGGCCCCCCTGCCCCGCAGGCCCGTCAGGGCCCGGGGCGTGGCCCGAGCCGGGAGAGCGTGGGCGCCGAGGAGCTCAATATTTGGGTGGAGCGAAAACGGTACGAGGTTCGAAACGTGCGGCGGCGCGGCGCCCGGGAGGGCGCCGCGTGCGGACGCGGCGCTGCGTTCAGTAGCCCTCGGGAGGAGGACGCAAGTCGTCGTCGCCCCCGTCGTCGAGGCTCCCCCGCGCCCCGGAGAAGAGGGCCTCCATCAGGCGGTCGACCAGCACGTCCTTCCTGTGCGCATCGAGCGAGACGACGTTGTCGGGCAGGTCCGGGAGAATCTCCTCGGTGGCCTCGTCGGGCTGCTGCGCGTCCTGCGGGGTGGGCTCGTCGGGAATGAAGTGCATCGTCGTGTCCTCCGTGGTGGAGCGGCGACCTCGCCACCCTCACCCGGAACGGGGGTGGCGAGTCGTGCTCCAAGCGACGCGGCGGGGGCCGTTGCCATGTGCCGAGCCTTTGGGCGGAGGGCGTGCCAGGGGCTGTTTCCTGGCGCGACCGAACGCGCTCGGCACGTGGCGCTGTTAGGCCCCCGCCGTGGCGCGTCCTTAGGAGGACACACGGCACTGCATCCGAGACCCGCCGCCGGCCGTGCAGTCAGTCGGCGGCGAGCGCCAGGGGCACAGCACCACTCCTCGGCGTTCGCACAGACGTCTGCGGGGGACGTGAAAGCAGGAGCGGGAGGCCATGGCACGGTCGAGCGCAGGCGATGAGGTCGGCGACCAAGAACGGCGTGAGAACTCAGCGTTCAGCTGTGGGGTGGCAATTGTCGGTGTCGTCCCAACGAGAGGCACGCGTCCCGCATCGCCCAAGGGTGGAGGCCGGCGTGGCAGAAAGCCGGCCACCGTGCCGGCTTAGCGACGC includes:
- a CDS encoding type IV secretory system conjugative DNA transfer family protein, which translates into the protein MSNKDASVDGPPDSASPLTTGLLLALVSIGLLETAVQASPASSLSSNPFLSLPHRLFSFALPYYVPLRAWAIAHPVGGLLLCVVLLGLGLVLYRSYLLLWYNRVLPILTGLQLVPDATRFETLSYDLIEEIRRRPPSHKFVGLTPHRRRFRAVEWHPVYISDVEQTMHRHVLGETGSGKTASVIWPSVLQDLLDGFGVLVISAKGSDEEIVEVKALAAIANRVPELRVFALPAWNDSNIWSHRYNMVWVRPRRVKPGAPTTPSVVLEPGDDPVPVAQRVISVLTLGDNVFYNVQAEIMWTNLCRLLHGMVDADGNGLVFTMRDLAVCLKGIGNTGAYAAALTFCLSRSLDKEAAREISAQIQNLGRDVQKCMSGLIGAADKFRSPLVNAYAPDFTFEDLLEKNQVLYAQLPSNLFPIQAPALGKVLLMDLQQQGSLRQVHRTTRNQQYFGAHVDEFYTFAEMRVVDSLNKLRDAKVRFLLAHQSIADLELVSKEFASAVWDNTLWKDVLRQSNPALCEQIAKSVGTHQVHQSTVRRQQGALWTSLLTGDASVKLVETFRLHPNEIKNLAPRGQGWCVSKQGPIPVNYARLPPLQADFPLQRRVQAGTPGLRLEEKFLKAPPFDA